The Knoellia sp. S7-12 region CGCCGGCCGGCCTCCGTCGAGATCGTCACCCTGCTGCGCAAGCCCGAGGCCGCCAAGGTCGAGGTCGACGTCAGGTGGGTCGGGTTCGACATCCCCAACGAGTTCGTCGTCGGCTACGGCCTCGACTACGCCGAGCAGTACCGCGGCCTGCGCCAGGTCGGCACGCTCGCCCCCCACGTCTACAGCTGACCGCAGACCGGAGCCTTGCGATGGCCGCGGATCTCGTCGTCCCACTCGCCCCTAGTGTGTGGCGCATCCGGCTGTTGCGCGACTTCATCAATGGGTTCATCTTCCGTGACGACGACGGTCAGGTGACGCTCGTCGACATGGGACTCAAGACACACGGCCCCAAGGTCATCGGGGCGCTGTCAGCCATCGGCTCGGGGCCGAGTGACGTCACCCGCCTCCTGCTCACCCACGCGCACCCCGACCACGCGGGCGGTGCTGCCCATGTGTCTCGCGAGACAGGCAAGCCGTTCGGCATCCACGAGGGCGACGCCGACTTCGCCCGCAGCGGCCAGTCGCCGCCACGGGACGGCACCCTGCGGATCGGCGCCCTGGCCAACCGGCTCATGGGCGGGCGGCAGGCGTTCGAGCCGATCGAGGTCGGCGAGACCTTCGTCGACGGACAGGTCGTCCCCGTCGCTGGCGGCCTCGAAGTGGTCCACACGCCCGGGCACTCACCGGGGCACGCGGCATACCTCCACCGCGACAGCGGCGTCCTCATCACCGGTGATTCGATCTTCAACGTGCGTGGCCTGCGCTGGCCGATCAAGGCGTTCTGCACCAACTTCGTCATGACGATGCAGACGGCGGAGCGACTGACGACACTCGACTACTCGACCGCTGCCTTCACCCACGGCGCTGAGTTGCGCGACAACCCGCGAGCCGCGATCGGTGCGTTCCTCGCCCGCAACCGGAACTGAGGGCCAAGCGCTCGCGGAACACGCGGCATACGCCGGTCGTTGTCCCGATCGGACGCGCCCCGTGGAGCCAGCTCTCTGACGGGTAGCGTGTGCACCCAGATCTGTGCCGCCCGAGCGCGCACGGAGATTTCGCCGATCAGGAGGACGTGGGGCCACTGGCCCCATTCACATTCATGGATGCCAAGCGCGTGTTCAAGACCCCGTTGTTCTGGGTCCTTGCCGTCATCGCCATCACCGTGGTGATGTTCTCGCTCGGGGGTGACGACGGCTACGCGACGATCGACACCGCGAAGGCCGAGAAGCTCATCACCGACAAGAAGGTCGACAAGGCCGAGTTGACGAGTGACAACGTCCTCAAGCTCGACCTCAAGAAGGACGCGGCCTACACCGACAAGGGCGCCAACATCGCGGACGCCGACAAGGTTCAGGCCGAGTTCGTCGAGGCCCGCGCCGAGTCCCTGGTCGAGCTGGTCAACGCCAACGAGCCCACCAACGGCTACAACGACAAGCGCGAGACCCAGAACCCGTTCTTCACGCTCCTCATCAGCATCTTCCCGATCCTGCTGCTCGTCGGCCTCTTCTGGTTCATCATGAGCCAGTCCCAGGGCGGTGGCTCCCGGGTCATGCAGTTCGGCAAGTCCAAGGCCAAGCTCGCCACCAAGGACACGCCCAAGGTCACCTTTGACGATGTCGCCGGCGCTGACGAGGCCGTGCAGGAGCTCTACGAGATCAAGGAGTTCCTCTCCGACCCGGCCAAGTTCCTCGCCGTCGGAGCCAAGATCCCCAAGGGTGTCCTCCTCTATGGCCCTCCCGGAACCGGCAAGACCCTCCTCGCGCGCGCCGTTGCCGGCGAGGCCGGGGTGCCGTTCTACTCGATCTCCGGCTCGGACTTCGTCGAGATGTTCGTCGGTGTCGGTGCCTCGCGTGTCCGCGACCTCTTCGAGCAGGCCAAGGCCAACGCGCCCGCCATCGTCTTCGTCGACGAGATCGACGCCGTCGGTCGCCACCGCGGCGCCGGCATGGGTGGCGGTCACGACGAGCGCGAGCAGACGCTCAACCAGCTGCTCGTCGAGATGGACGGCTTCGACGTCAAGACCAACGTCATCCTGATCGCGGCGACCAACCGCCCCGACATCCTCGACCCCGCGCTCCTGCGCCCGGGCCGCTTCGACCGTCAGATCGCCGTCGAGGCCCCCGACATGCTCGGCCGCCACCGCATCCTCGAGGTCCACTCGCAGGGCAAGCCGATGGCACCCGGTGTCGACCTGCTCGCTGTCGCGCGACGCACGCCCGGCTTCACCGGTGCCGACCTCGCCAACGTCCTCAACGAGGCCGCGCTCCTCACGGCTCGCACGGACAAGAAGCTGATCGACGACTTCACGCTCGACGAGGCCATTGACCGTGTCATCGCCGGTCCGCAGAAGAAGACGCGGATCATGTCGGCCAAGGAACGCAAGATCACGGCCTACCACGAGGGTGGTCACGCGCTCGTCGCGTCGGCCATGAACAACACCGACCCGGTCACCAAGGTGACGATCCTGCCTCGCGGTCGGGCCCTCGGCTACACGATGGTCATGCCGCTCGACGACAAGTACTCCACGTCGCGCAACGAGATCCTCGACCAGCTCGCCTTCGCCCTCGGTGGACGCGTCGCGGAGGAGATCATCTTCCACGACCCGACGACCGGGGCCGCAAACGACATCGAGAAGGC contains the following coding sequences:
- a CDS encoding MBL fold metallo-hydrolase, producing MAADLVVPLAPSVWRIRLLRDFINGFIFRDDDGQVTLVDMGLKTHGPKVIGALSAIGSGPSDVTRLLLTHAHPDHAGGAAHVSRETGKPFGIHEGDADFARSGQSPPRDGTLRIGALANRLMGGRQAFEPIEVGETFVDGQVVPVAGGLEVVHTPGHSPGHAAYLHRDSGVLITGDSIFNVRGLRWPIKAFCTNFVMTMQTAERLTTLDYSTAAFTHGAELRDNPRAAIGAFLARNRN
- the ftsH gene encoding ATP-dependent zinc metalloprotease FtsH — protein: MDAKRVFKTPLFWVLAVIAITVVMFSLGGDDGYATIDTAKAEKLITDKKVDKAELTSDNVLKLDLKKDAAYTDKGANIADADKVQAEFVEARAESLVELVNANEPTNGYNDKRETQNPFFTLLISIFPILLLVGLFWFIMSQSQGGGSRVMQFGKSKAKLATKDTPKVTFDDVAGADEAVQELYEIKEFLSDPAKFLAVGAKIPKGVLLYGPPGTGKTLLARAVAGEAGVPFYSISGSDFVEMFVGVGASRVRDLFEQAKANAPAIVFVDEIDAVGRHRGAGMGGGHDEREQTLNQLLVEMDGFDVKTNVILIAATNRPDILDPALLRPGRFDRQIAVEAPDMLGRHRILEVHSQGKPMAPGVDLLAVARRTPGFTGADLANVLNEAALLTARTDKKLIDDFTLDEAIDRVIAGPQKKTRIMSAKERKITAYHEGGHALVASAMNNTDPVTKVTILPRGRALGYTMVMPLDDKYSTSRNEILDQLAFALGGRVAEEIIFHDPTTGAANDIEKATAMARKMVTEYGMSERVGAIKLGQSQGEVFLGRDLGHQRDYSEKIAGIVDEEVRALIEAAHDEAWHVINANRDVLDRLVLELLERETLNQKDLAIIFEDIVKRPLRPTWLSSEHRGISHQPPVMTPAEQAALNGHDPSGAPAGAHANEGDPATVAAIDKAATDGAHPAAAVGEEHPTTQVIEVPEDQRVDPNAH